From Musa acuminata AAA Group cultivar baxijiao chromosome BXJ3-8, Cavendish_Baxijiao_AAA, whole genome shotgun sequence, one genomic window encodes:
- the LOC135583879 gene encoding UV-stimulated scaffold protein A homolog isoform X1: MGREEESDTVAAMVPRLIEKATNSTAPEVNPRLLKAIKYTVRYSDDEVHAAVQSLMVQMKKPHSQVRYLAVLIIDELFMRSKLFRSLLVINFDQFLSLSVGFRRNMPLPPPSSIASNLRKMSIELLEKWHSSYGIYYRQLRLGFDYLKNTLRFQFPNRLEIAARLQQERREREMRTQQILLNKFENLKDNFSSIKSEIQLTIDEIGECLAIINEKEEEFNLHNFSEDDEVGEFQSLTLRQIRLDSLKEGQKVQEDNDNKAIFDALRELFKLLISKHLTSVQEWISVLIRVDLNDHKFRDTALKEFIDIRNVIQSVRNRCVQVGCVLNDPPSQEEDIWEEGKIEDYIPQNSVMNRSLVENSVDIPSRHKCKKSAPTEENDLSDSSQSVSERSRLLVEAPVLSWGPFLDNWGSKRDVLANQRGLELDGHWGRVDYDAVIPAERIAELSVHRTVYKEEAVEIQPCLAPLRKGGLCQRKDLRVCPFHGPIIPRDALGNPIGRSPCSTGEIEKDSSTEATEHNGENGAEETPNLGKVTVGQLAKQAVKNVRERDREVKMLKRAKLAKVREHNEVVLREAAIASTSYSEATGERRDASHESLSEGKTKKPTLASMLKKKVTAKDRISQRLLSTRVSDSATRQLMQGEDLNYREAFPNQW; the protein is encoded by the exons ATGGGGAGGGAGGAAGAAAGCGATACGGTGGCAGCGATGGTGCCGAGGCTGATTGAGAAGGCCACCAATTCCACAGCACCGGAGGTTAATCCTCGCCTCCTCAAGGCCATCAAGTACACGGTCCGGTACTCCGACGACGAGGTCCACGCCGCCGTTCAATCCCTAATGGTCCAGATGAAGAAGCCCCACTCCCAG GTGCGCTACCTGGCCGTTCTTATCATTGATGAACTCTTCATGCGTTCGAAGCTATTCAGATCTCTGCTAGTAATCAACTTTGACCAGTTCTTGAGCTTAAGTGTTGGTTTCAGGAGAAATATGCCTCTTCCACCTCCATCTTCCATTGCGTCCAATTTGCGTAAGATGAGCATAGAGCTGCTAGAGAAATGGCATTCCTCTTATGGGATTTACTATAGGCAGCTAAGATTGGGTTTCGATTACCTGAAAAACACTCTCAGATTCCAATTCCCCAATCGGTTAGAAATTGCAGCTCGCTTGCagcaagagagaagagaaagggaaatGAGGACACAGCAGATTTTACTTAATAAGTTTGAAAATCTAAAGGATAATTTCTCCTCTATCAAGAGTGAAATTCAGTTGACAATTGATGAAATTGGGGAGTGTTTAGCAATTATTAATGAAAAAGAAGAGGAATTTAATCTGCATAACTTTAGTGAAGATGATGAGGTGGGAGAATTTCAGTCACTTACATTGCGGCAAATTCGTCTAGATTCCTTAAAGGAAGGCCAGAAGGTCCAGGAGGACAACGACAATAAAGCTATCTTTGATGCACTGAGGGAGTTGTTCAAGCTTCTAATCTCAAAGCATTTGACATCAGTACAAGAGTGGATATCTGTACTCATCAGAGTCGATCTCAACGACCACAAATTCAGGGACACCGCATTAAAGGAGTTCATTGACATCCGTAATGTTATCCAGTCTGTTAGGAATAGATGTGTTCAAGTAGGTTGTGTGCTGAATGACCCACCAAGTCAGGAGGAGGACATCTGGGAAGAGGGTAAAATAGAAGATTACATACCACAGAATTCTGTCATGAATAGAAGCTTAGTTGAGAATTCTGTAGATATTCCAAGTAGACACAAATGCAAGAAGTCAGCTCCAACAGAAGAAAATGATCTATCTGATAGTTCACAATCGGTGTCCGAAAGGTCAAGACTTTTGGTTGAAGCACCTGTATTGTCTTGGGGTCCATTCTTGGATAACTGGGGTTCAAAAAGAGATGTTTTGGCCAACCAGAGGGGACTGGAGCTGGACGGCCACTGGGGTAGAGTGGACTATGATGCTGTTATTCCTGCAGAGAGGATTGCAGAGCTGAGTGTTCATCGCACAGTATATAAAGAGGAGGCAGTTGAAATCCAGCCGTGCCTTGCTCCTTTAAGGAAAGGTGGGCTCTGCCAGAGGAAGGATTTGAGGGTGTGCCCCTTCCACGGCCCTATTATACCACGTGATGCTCTGGGAAATCCTATAGGAAGAAGTCCATGTAGTACTGGAGAAATCGAAAAAGATTCTTCTACTGAGGCAACTGAACACAATGGTGAAAATGGTGCAGAAGAAACTCCCAATTTGGGCAAGGTAACAGTTGGGCAATTGGCGAAACAGGCAGTGAAGAATGTGAGGGAAAGAGACAGAGAAGTCAAGATGTTGAAGAGGGCAAAACTTGCAAAAGTCCGTGAACATAACGAAGTTGTTTTAAGAGAAGCTGCAATTGCTTCAACCTCATACTCCGAAGCTACTGGTGAGCGGAGGGATGCCTCACATGAAAGTCTAAGTGAGGGCAAGACCAAGAAGCCTACACTGGCATCAATGTTGAAGAAGAAAGTAACAGCCAAAGATAGAATATCCCAAAGGCTGTTAAGTACACGTGTAAGTGATTCTGCAACCAGACAACTCATGCAGGGGGAGGATCTAAATTACAGAGAGGCTTTCCCAAATCAATGGTAA
- the LOC135583879 gene encoding UV-stimulated scaffold protein A homolog isoform X2 produces MRSKLFRSLLVINFDQFLSLSVGFRRNMPLPPPSSIASNLRKMSIELLEKWHSSYGIYYRQLRLGFDYLKNTLRFQFPNRLEIAARLQQERREREMRTQQILLNKFENLKDNFSSIKSEIQLTIDEIGECLAIINEKEEEFNLHNFSEDDEVGEFQSLTLRQIRLDSLKEGQKVQEDNDNKAIFDALRELFKLLISKHLTSVQEWISVLIRVDLNDHKFRDTALKEFIDIRNVIQSVRNRCVQVGCVLNDPPSQEEDIWEEGKIEDYIPQNSVMNRSLVENSVDIPSRHKCKKSAPTEENDLSDSSQSVSERSRLLVEAPVLSWGPFLDNWGSKRDVLANQRGLELDGHWGRVDYDAVIPAERIAELSVHRTVYKEEAVEIQPCLAPLRKGGLCQRKDLRVCPFHGPIIPRDALGNPIGRSPCSTGEIEKDSSTEATEHNGENGAEETPNLGKVTVGQLAKQAVKNVRERDREVKMLKRAKLAKVREHNEVVLREAAIASTSYSEATGERRDASHESLSEGKTKKPTLASMLKKKVTAKDRISQRLLSTRVSDSATRQLMQGEDLNYREAFPNQW; encoded by the coding sequence ATGCGTTCGAAGCTATTCAGATCTCTGCTAGTAATCAACTTTGACCAGTTCTTGAGCTTAAGTGTTGGTTTCAGGAGAAATATGCCTCTTCCACCTCCATCTTCCATTGCGTCCAATTTGCGTAAGATGAGCATAGAGCTGCTAGAGAAATGGCATTCCTCTTATGGGATTTACTATAGGCAGCTAAGATTGGGTTTCGATTACCTGAAAAACACTCTCAGATTCCAATTCCCCAATCGGTTAGAAATTGCAGCTCGCTTGCagcaagagagaagagaaagggaaatGAGGACACAGCAGATTTTACTTAATAAGTTTGAAAATCTAAAGGATAATTTCTCCTCTATCAAGAGTGAAATTCAGTTGACAATTGATGAAATTGGGGAGTGTTTAGCAATTATTAATGAAAAAGAAGAGGAATTTAATCTGCATAACTTTAGTGAAGATGATGAGGTGGGAGAATTTCAGTCACTTACATTGCGGCAAATTCGTCTAGATTCCTTAAAGGAAGGCCAGAAGGTCCAGGAGGACAACGACAATAAAGCTATCTTTGATGCACTGAGGGAGTTGTTCAAGCTTCTAATCTCAAAGCATTTGACATCAGTACAAGAGTGGATATCTGTACTCATCAGAGTCGATCTCAACGACCACAAATTCAGGGACACCGCATTAAAGGAGTTCATTGACATCCGTAATGTTATCCAGTCTGTTAGGAATAGATGTGTTCAAGTAGGTTGTGTGCTGAATGACCCACCAAGTCAGGAGGAGGACATCTGGGAAGAGGGTAAAATAGAAGATTACATACCACAGAATTCTGTCATGAATAGAAGCTTAGTTGAGAATTCTGTAGATATTCCAAGTAGACACAAATGCAAGAAGTCAGCTCCAACAGAAGAAAATGATCTATCTGATAGTTCACAATCGGTGTCCGAAAGGTCAAGACTTTTGGTTGAAGCACCTGTATTGTCTTGGGGTCCATTCTTGGATAACTGGGGTTCAAAAAGAGATGTTTTGGCCAACCAGAGGGGACTGGAGCTGGACGGCCACTGGGGTAGAGTGGACTATGATGCTGTTATTCCTGCAGAGAGGATTGCAGAGCTGAGTGTTCATCGCACAGTATATAAAGAGGAGGCAGTTGAAATCCAGCCGTGCCTTGCTCCTTTAAGGAAAGGTGGGCTCTGCCAGAGGAAGGATTTGAGGGTGTGCCCCTTCCACGGCCCTATTATACCACGTGATGCTCTGGGAAATCCTATAGGAAGAAGTCCATGTAGTACTGGAGAAATCGAAAAAGATTCTTCTACTGAGGCAACTGAACACAATGGTGAAAATGGTGCAGAAGAAACTCCCAATTTGGGCAAGGTAACAGTTGGGCAATTGGCGAAACAGGCAGTGAAGAATGTGAGGGAAAGAGACAGAGAAGTCAAGATGTTGAAGAGGGCAAAACTTGCAAAAGTCCGTGAACATAACGAAGTTGTTTTAAGAGAAGCTGCAATTGCTTCAACCTCATACTCCGAAGCTACTGGTGAGCGGAGGGATGCCTCACATGAAAGTCTAAGTGAGGGCAAGACCAAGAAGCCTACACTGGCATCAATGTTGAAGAAGAAAGTAACAGCCAAAGATAGAATATCCCAAAGGCTGTTAAGTACACGTGTAAGTGATTCTGCAACCAGACAACTCATGCAGGGGGAGGATCTAAATTACAGAGAGGCTTTCCCAAATCAATGGTAA
- the LOC135645192 gene encoding uncharacterized protein LOC135645192, with product MAKSPDDGGRTNLASCLVATAFLLLVVAAVAAALFVLFRPRDPEIQVSAVRLPGFAAANGTLRFAFDQYASVRNPNRAAFSHYDSTLQLVYAGNQVGFMFIPAGQIAGGRTQYMAASFAVDSFPLAAVPPAPGGTVEVNSRMRVKGRVRVLRFFTHHVEAVANCRVRASSADGSVLGFRC from the coding sequence ATGGCCAAATCCCCCGACGACGGCGGCCGGACGAACCTGGCTTCTTGCCTGGTAGCGACggccttcctcctcctcgtcgtggccgccgtcgccgccgcgcTTTTCGTCCTCTTCCGGCCACGCGACCCCGAGATCCAGGTCTCTGCCGTCCGGCTCCCGGGCTTCGCCGCCGCCAACGGCACCCTGCGCTTCGCCTTCGACCAGTACGCCTCGGTCCGCAACCCCAACCGCGCCGCCTTCTCCCACTACGACAGCACCCTCCAGCTCGTCTACGCCGGCAACCAGGTGGGGTTCATGTTCATCCCAGCCGGTCAGATCGCCGGCGGCCGCACCCAGTACATGGCCGCCTCCTTCGCCGTCGACTCCTTCCCGCTGGCCGCCGTCCCGCCCGCCCCCGGGGGAACGGTCGAGGTGAATTCGAGGATGAGGGTCAAGGGCCGCGTCCGGGTCCTGCGGTTCTTCACGCACCACGTCGAGGCCGTCGCCAACTGCCGCGTCAGGGCCTCCTCCGCCGACGGATCCGTTCTAGGGTTCCGGTGCTGA